A genomic region of Lytechinus pictus isolate F3 Inbred chromosome 2, Lp3.0, whole genome shotgun sequence contains the following coding sequences:
- the LOC129253803 gene encoding egg peptide speract receptor-like: MGFPIMFLKHYWFTVLAILTLTVGYLDIVGAEQNYGQPAEEGSIRLIHGRTENEGSVEIYHGTRWGGVCDWWWHMRNANVTCKQLGFPGARNFYRRAYFGAHVTTFWVYKMNCIGNETRLDNCYHRPYGRPWLCNSQWAAGVECIPKDPPQGSLQLILGGVPNEGTLETFWDGSWGSVCHTDFGTPDGNVACRQMGYPKGVQSIKTDGHFGFSTGPIILDAMDCDGSETHITQCNMPVEPFQHACPYTHNWDVGVICKTNTEGDIRLVDGSGPHEGRVEIWHNDAWGTICDDGWDWQDANVVCRQLGYKGAIKASGFKGEDFGYTWAPIHTSFITCTGTEERLLDCLFRDGWSHACYHVEDAGVVCATGDEATIEVEAKNTRVRIVGMGQGQGRVEMSFGNGWGRICDEDWSDDEAKTACYHAGYLWEGSRMASSKEFSAPADLTAPFIIDGITCTGAENETLSECQIKVSADLTCETGDVGVVCGGSTAPSGGMSMAVIGGAVGGGVAGAAVIAVAIYYIKFVKSAA, translated from the exons ATGGGCTTTCCAATAATGTTTCTAAAGCATTATTGGTTTACTGTCCTTGCCATTTTGACATTAACAGTTGGTTATCTTGACATTGTTGGCGCGGAACAAAACTATGGTCAGCCAG CTGAAGAGGGAAGTATCCGACTGATTCATGGTAGAACAGAGAACGAAGGATCAGTTGAGATCTACCATGGAACACGATGGGGCGGTGTCTGTGACTGGTGGTGGCATATGAGAAACGCCAATGTTACGTGCAAACAACTTGGCTTCCCAGGGGCTAGAAATTTCTATCGGAGG GCATATTTTGGTGCTCATGTAACAACTTTTTGGGTGTATAAGATGAACTGTATCGGGAATGAAACAAGACTAGACAACTGCTACCATCGACCCTATGGACGCCCCTGGCTCTGTAATTCGCAATGGGCTGCTGGGGTAGAATGTATACCTAAAG ATCCGCCTCAGGGATCACTGCAACTGATTCTTGGTGGAGTCCCAAATGAAGGTACCCTGGAAACATTCTGGGATGGATCATGGGGCAGTGTGTGCCATACAGACTTCGGGACACCAGATGGAAACGTTGCCTGTCGACAGATGGGTTACCCCAAAGGAGTTCAATCAATCAAGACAGAT GGTCATTTTGGATTCAGTACTGGACCGATCATTCTAGATGCGATGGATTGTGACGGCAGTGAGACACACATCACGCAATGCAACATGCCTGTAGAACCCTTTCAACATGCCTGCCCCTACACTCACAATTGGGACGTTGGCGTTATATGCAAAA ctAACACAGAAGGGGACATTCGTCTTGTGGATGGTAGCGGGCCTCATGAAGGTCGAGTAGAGATATGGCATAACGATGCTTGGGGTACAATATGTGATGATGGTTGGGATTGGCAAGATGCTAATGTAGTATGCCGCCAACTCGGTTACAAAGGAGCCATTAAAGCTTCCGGATTCAAAGGG GAAGACTTTGGTTATACATGGGCACCTATACATACATCTTTCATCACGTGTACGGGTACAGAGGAACGCCTCCTTGATTGTCTCTTCCGAGATGGCTGGTCTCACGCTTGTTATCATGTTGAAGATGCTGGAGTAGTATGTGCAACGGGTGATGAAGCCACCATTGAGGTTGAAGCAAAGAATACAAGAG TACGCATCGTCGGAATGGGTCAAGGACAAGGAAGAGTTGAAATGAGTTTTGGCAATGGATGGGGACGAATTTGTGACGAAGACTGGAGTGACGATGAAGCCAAGACTGCTTGCTATCACGCTGGATACTTG TGGGAGGGCTCACGCATGGCATCATCCAAAGAGTTTTCAGCGCCCGCTGATCTTACTGCGCCATTTATTATCGATGGTATAACCTGCACCGGTGCCGAGAATGAAACCCTGAGCGAATGTCAGATCAAAGTTTCGGCAGATTTGACTTGCGAAACTGGTGACGTCGGAGTCGTTTGTGGAG GTTCGACAGCGCCGTCTGGCGGTATGTCAATGGCAGTGATCGGAGGAGCGGTGGGAGGTGGTGTTGCCGGAGCAGCTGTGATTGCCGTTGCTATCTACTACATAAAGTTCGTCAAATCTGCAGCGTAA